ATTTAGATAAAGCTTGATCATGACTCTTTATATACCAAATTTATATATGCTTGTTTAACTTTCACAATTGATGCAGTCGTGAAATCCGATAACAAGAATGAAGAGCATGGTGGTGGACATGGCAGATATAAATTCGTAGAAATACCTAAGATTTCCCCTGAGGCTCCCAAAGAGGTTGCCAAAGAGGCTGCGAAGCACAGTGCCGCGCACAGTGTGGTTGCCAAAGAAATAAGGTTGAGAGATCTTGCCTTGATAGTCTTGGGGTCATCGCTATTTGTCTTCATATAGTACTTTTTTTCAAGGCACTTGTATTACAATTTCTTCGTACTAGTTACTATTTATGCACTTTGCTTTGATCAAGTCAACTATTTGGCTTATTGTTGACCTGCCAAGATATTAGTCAACTGTGTAGTTGACCAAGTCTTTTGCAAGTCGAATATTTGTAATTCTTGTAAGAGTTTGTTTGAATGAAATGTTAAAGAAATAAATCTTAAATTGTCCAAGAACACAGAGGAGTTTTTTGGCAATTAGACAAAAATGCAGGAACCATCCGACTGGAAAATCTCTTCGACTCTCATGGGCTTTTATTCTAatgtttttttggttttcttgcTGACATGCCAAGAGTGGTTTTACATATGATCACCATGAACGTTATATATATGCTTTACTCGATCATGTTTTgctttttttatctttttctttttaatattggCTGAAGTACTTAAATACATAAgaaattattcatctttacCTATGTATGATAGCAAGAAACAtatcttattttcaagattacaaaTTCTACATTTTAATGAGGCTTACTTGTAGATATG
This portion of the Lycium ferocissimum isolate CSIRO_LF1 chromosome 1, AGI_CSIRO_Lferr_CH_V1, whole genome shotgun sequence genome encodes:
- the LOC132050964 gene encoding glycine-rich protein-like translates to MGSNAFLFLGICLAIFAMISSKVVAVTCTTSEEYFVKSDNKNEEHGGGHGRYKFVEIPKISPEAPKEVAKEAAKHSAAHSVVAKEIRLRDLALIVLGSSLFVFI